In Lodderomyces elongisporus chromosome 1, complete sequence, a genomic segment contains:
- the KAR4 gene encoding regulatory protein, whose amino-acid sequence MYTYNKFGLRSSSSSSSISSIANSVSVVTKPPTSRATSSSSLRSKIAQDKAQREEDTFVSSDSSTVAATTPASIDYTNHYIHTGEHSTKFIRNVENPFDGYPKLEKLHQLKRQQIQKHATKAYGVRCSTDKIVPTLNKWIDKHELKFNVIMIGALVENQFILPLLNKLPIHKLCSKPGFLFIWSTAQKIQELTTLLNNDNFNRKFRRSEELIFLPIDEDSPYYPKQTDSMYEKSVLEKQQWHCWMCITGTVRRSTDNDLIHCNVDTDLQIESPSLTSPSSPKPQGKNACPEQIYKVAENFSNSNRRLHIIPSRLGYDTHIKLRPGWIIMGPDVLVNNFKPEEYKEELVKKSIVKYKQFGSGGSNGFGSIGDGNGRGINEINGAKTKSVCPPPTAQYLVPQTNEIEDLRPKSPGVMVKSS is encoded by the coding sequence atgtatacatacaacAAATTTGGCTTACGctcatcttcttcctcttcatcgATATCATCTATAGCAAATTCTGTCTCAGTGGTGACTAAACCGCCAACTTCAAGGGCTACATCTAGTTCATCACTTAGGCTGAAGATTGCGCAGGATAAAGCTCAAAGGGAGGAAGACACTTTCGTCTCATCTGATTCTAGTACCGTTGCTGCTACAACACCTGCACTGATTGATTACACGAATCACTATATCCATACCGGTGAGCATTCAACCAAATTCATACGCAATGTGGAGAATCCATTTGATGGTTACCCAAAACTCGAAAAGTTGCATCAGTTGAAAAGacaacaaattcaaaaacatGCAACAAAAGCATATGGTGTTCGCTGCTCTACAGATAAGATTGTCCctacattgaacaaatGGATCGATAAACATGAACTTAAGTTTAATGTGATTATGATTGGGGCATTAGTGGAAAACCAATTTATTTTACCATTATTGAATAAATTACCAATCCACAAACTTTGTTCAAAGCCCGGATTCTTATTCATTTGGTCTACTGCTCAAAAGATACAAGAATTAACCACATTGTTGAACAACGACAATTTCAACAGAAAATTTAGACGTTCCGAAGagttaatttttttaccaATTGATGAGGATTCGCCATACTAcccaaaacaaacagacTCGATGTATGAAAAGTctgttttggaaaaacagCAATGGCATTGCTGGATGTGTATCACAGGTACAGTAAGAAGATCAACGGATAATGACTTGATTCATTGTAATGTTGATACCGATCTACAAATCGAGTCACCATCGCTTACATCTCCATCATCGCCTAAACCACAAGGTAAAAATGCGTGTCCTGAACAAATATACAAAGTGGctgaaaatttttcaaactcaaacagACGCTTGCACATAATACCTTCTAGATTGGGGTATGACACGCACATTAAGTTACGACCAGGATGGATCATTATGGGACCAGATGTGCTAGTCAATAATTTCAAGCCAGAAGAATACAAAGAGGAATTGGTAAAAAAATCCATAGTAAAGTACAAACAATTTGgcagtggtggtagtaatgGTTTTGGCAGTATTGGGGACGGTAACGGACGTGGAATCAATGAGATCAATggagcaaaaacaaaaagtgtTTGTCCACCTCCTACAGCTCAATACTTGGTACCTCAAACTAATGAGATCGAAGATTTGAGACCTAAAAGTCCTGGTGTTATGGTAAAAAGTAGCTAA
- the ALG5 gene encoding dolichyl-phosphate beta-glucosyltransferase (BUSCO:EOG09264B2P; CAZy:GT2_Glycos_transf): protein MAALMLPLAIAAYGVLLFLSHTPRLPIASESRYTTNDTNGEEFDLPPRVTTDNTRALDDIDISVIVPCYNEVKRLKKMMDEAVAYLEKTHRGKYEIILVDDGSTDGTAKYGIELANMYNLKPHIVKVVQLAKNRGKGGAVTHGMLHASGKYALFADADGATQFSDISKLLDFLEKHQEEPAMAIGSRAHLVNTDAVVKRSFIRNFLMYGLHTLVYIFGIRAVKDTQCGFKMFNQEAVAKIFPHMHTERWIFDVEVLLLGAMQGVLIEETSVNWQEVDGSKVDLARDSIEMAVDLVVTRLAYILGIYKLNECGRANKNDQ from the coding sequence ATGGCTGCATTAATGCTACCTCTAGCAATTGCTGCATATGGTGtactcctttttctttcgcATACGCCTAGGCTTCCAATTGCAAGTGAGTCAAGGTATACAACAAACGATACCAATGGTGAAGAATTTGATTTACCTCCTCGTGTCACCACCGATAATACGAGAGCTTTAGACGACATTGACATTAGTGTGATTGTGCCTTGTTATAATGAAGTTAAGCGACTCAAAAAGATGATGGATGAGGCCGTGGCATATTTAGAGAAAACCCACCGCGGCAAATACGAAATAATTCTCGTCGACGATGGATCGACCGATGGTACAGCAAAGTATGGAATCGAACTAGCCAATATGTACAACTTAAAACCACATATTGTGAAAGTGGTTCAACTTGCAAAGAATAGAGGTAAAGGTGGCGCAGTTACACACGGGATGTTGCATGCTCTGGGTAAGTATGCATTATTTGCCGACGCAGACGGTGCGACCCAATTTTCAGACATTTCAAAGCttcttgattttcttgAAAAACACCAAGAAGAACCTGCTATGGCAATTGGTTCGCGAGCGCACTTGGTCAATACCGATGCAGTCGTTAAGCGATCATTTATAAGGAATTTTCTTATGTACGGCCTTCATACCCTTGTCTACATATTTGGTATTAGAGCCGTCAAGGATACGCAATGTGGCTTCAAAATGTTTAATCAGGAAGCTGTGGCAAAGATTTTCCCACACATGCATACTGAACGGTGGATCTTTGACGTGGAAGTGCTTTTACTCGGTGCTATGCAGGGAGTATTGATAGAGGAGACTTCTGTTAATTGGCAAGAAGTTGATGGTTCGAAAGTTGATTTGGCGAGAGACTCCATTGAAATGGCTGTTGATTTGGTTGTGACCAGATTGGCGTATATTCTTGGCATTTATAAGTTAAAC
- the IDP2 gene encoding NADP-dependent isocitrate dehydrogenase, whose protein sequence is MDGDEMTRIIWQFIKDKLILPYLDIDLKYYDLGIEYRDQTDDKVTTDAAEAILKYGVGVKCATITPDEQRVEEFKLKKMWLSPNGTLRNILGGTVFREPIVIENIPRIVPAWEKPIIIGRHAFGDQYKATDIIVPKAGELKLVFKPKDGSEIVEYPVYNFEGPGVGLSMYNTDASITDFAESSFQLALERKLNLFSSTKNTILKKYDGRFKDIFENLYATKYKKQMDEAGIWYEHRLIDDMVAQMLKSKGGYIIAMKNYDGDVQSDIVAQGFGSLGLMTSVLVTPDGKAFESEAAHGTVTRHYRQHQQGKETSTNSIASIFAWTRGLIQRGKLDKTPEVVKFAEDLEKAVIDTVAIDGKMTKDLALAQGKTARESYVTTEEFIDNVASRLNKNLGRS, encoded by the coding sequence ATGGACGGTGACGAAATGACCCGCATCATTTGGCAATTCATCAAAGACAAGTTGATCTTGCCCTACTTGGACATTGACTTGAAATACTACGATTTGGGTATTGAGTATAGAGACCAAACAGACGACAAGGTCACCACAGACGCCGCAGAAGCCATCTTGAAATACGGTGTTGGTGTCAAGTGCGCCACAATTACCCCCGATGAGCAAAGAGTTGAAGAAttcaagttgaaaaaaatgtggCTCTCGCCAAATGGTACCTTGAGAAACATCCTTGGTGGTACCGTATTTAGAGAACCAATTGTTATTGAAAACATTCCAAGGATCGTGCCAGCTTGGGAAAAACCAATCATTATCGGAAGACACGCCTTTGGCGACCAATACAAGGCCACCGACATTATTGtgcccaaagcaggggagtTGAAGTTGGTGTTTAAACCAAAGGATGGCAGCGAAATTGTCGAATATCCAGTTTACAACTTTGAAGGTCCAGGTGTCGGATTGTCAATGTACAATACAGATGCATCTATTACCGACTTTGCCGAGAGTTCATTTCAATTGGCCCTTGAGCGTAAGTTGAACTTGTTCTCATCAACTAAAAACActatattgaaaaaatacgATGGCAGATTTAAAGATATCTTTGAAAACTTGTATGCCACAAAgtacaagaaacaaatggATGAAGCAGGAATCTGGTACGAACACAGATTGATTGACGATATGGTTGCACAAATGTTGAAATCTAAAGGTGGTTACATCATTGCCATGAAAAATTATGATGGTGACGTGCAATCCGATATCGTGGCCCAAGGTTTTGGTTCATTGGGTCTCATGACCTCTGTCTTGGTCACCCCAGATGGTAAGGCATTTGAATCTGAAGCAGCACACGGTACTGTTACAAGACACTATAGACAACACCAGCAGGGCAAGGAAACATCCACCAACTCGATTGCATCAATCTTTGCATGGACAAGAGGCTTGATTCAAAGAGGTAAGTTGGACAAAACTCCAGAAGTTGTAAAGTTTGCCGAAGATTTGGAAAAGGCGGTCATTGACACTGTTGCCATTGATGGAAAGATGACTAAAGATTTGGCTTTGGCACAGGGCAAAACTGCAAGAGAAAGCTATGTCACTACTGAAGAATTTATTGACAATGTCGCTTCTCGcttgaacaaaaatttGGGTCGTAGTTAG
- the CET1 gene encoding mRNA-capping enzyme subunit beta (BUSCO:EOG09264P4J) has protein sequence MNVGSILNDDPPPQKTNEHQSLQSPSSNVALAAQSPTQISNQQPSSAQATPSSSTARSSSQSVHQRHSITNMLNGPSNNTDAANDDEPKNPVPIPPAPVQHTSSHESIFKKPSSAMSSPSINYRQAPQLSSAFSSAKTSPSASKRNSIANITNDYDEEQEISSTPSAPAVAATAASPASISMHNVQQSVIKEQSPTRVDEQTMKTSNSLVNVNNSNVTSKDDNASDTSNGASSTRVNASIAASASSNVNASNGSIPQKVEQESTQQPLTAEEEDDLARIKKIKESRKPRRYSTPPIWAQRWIPPNEQNNQHQFSTLHSQQQQQQQEGVDDLSGTFSTTKISSKPVFDYSSTRYVDLQCSITGRIPPSSITRTIAEWIYANFANIEDHNRKNVELELKFGKIIDKRTGNRLNLNVTTECIYNDPSNVRFDMEVEEIAWKDVRKLFEELERAYQDEKLKDPQHSGPKRKFNMLESDQTDSFYQIGNKNEQIRKVRVSKDNLLSPPRFTAIQKDRIGDLYIHEPKSMYDLRLSLSLEVPVPEANIESIVSKHSPQMSREKKRTTWTHTPTITQFDLTRVLIPRDFKSKKTNKRVIDHETKYEIEMEIDTLEVFNSIDKIISGTDNFRLEELVEIFLNNSRVINNRVTKLAG, from the coding sequence ATGAATGTTGGTTCTATATTGAATGATGATCCTCCACCGCAAAAGACCAATGAACATCAAAGTTTGCAATCGCCGTCATCAAATGTAGCATTAGCTGCACAATCGCCAACACAAATTTCCAACCAACAACCATCTTCGGCACAGGCTActccatcttcatcaactGCACGTTCATCAAGTCAATCCGTACACCAGAGACATTCTATAACTAATATGTTGAATGGCCCTTCGAATAATACTGATGCTGCGAATGATGATGAACCAAAAAATCCTGTCCCTATACCACCTGCACCAGTACAACATACGAGTTCTCACGAGCTGATATTTAAGAAACCATCAAGTGCAATGAGCTCGCCAAGTATAAATTACAGACAAGCTCCACAACTCAGTAGTGCGTTCTCAAGTGCCAAGACAAGTCCCCTGGCATCAAAAAGGAATAGCATAGCCAATATCACCAACGATTACGATGAAGAACAGGAAATTTCATCCACCCCTTCCGCACCAGCAGTTGCCGCGACAGCAGCATCTCCTGCATCTATCTCTATGCATAATGTGCAACAACTGGTAATTAAGGAACAGTCACCAACTCGTGTGGATGAGCAGACAATGAAGACCAGTAATAGTTTGGTTAATGTGAATAACAGCAACGTTACTAGCAAGGATGATAACGCAAGTGATACAAGTAATGGTGCTAGTTCTACTAGAGTTAATGCTAGTATTGCTGCTAGTGCTAGTTCTAATGTTAATGCTAGCAATGGAAGTATCCCTCAAAAAGTAGAACAAGAATCTACACAGCAACCATTAACTGCGGAAGAGGAGGATGACCTTGCACGaatcaaaaagattaaagaaTCGAGAAAACCACGGAGATACTCTACTCCTCCTATTTGGGCTCAACGGTGGATTCCACCGaatgaacaaaacaatcaacatcaattttcaacattgcatctgcaacaacaacaacaacaacaagaaggTGTAGATGATTTGAGTGGCACCTTTTCCACAACCAAGATATCACTGAAGCCTGTTTTTGATTATTCATCGACTAGATACGTTGACCTACAATGTAGTATTACAGGCAGGATTCCACCCAGCTCTATCACGCGGACTATTGCTGAATGGATATATGCCAACTTTGCAAACATCGAAGATCATAATAGAAAAAATGTTGAGTTGGAATTGAAATTCGGCAAGATTATAGATAAGCGAACCGGAAACCGACTCAACCTTAATGTTACCACCGAGTGCATTTACAATGACCCATCGAATGTTCGATTTGATATGGAAGTTGAGGAAATAGCATGGAAGGACGTTCGCAAGCTATTTGAAGAATTGGAACGAGCATATCAAGACGAAAAACTCAAGGATCCACAACACTCTGGTCCGAAACGGAAATTTAACATGCTTGAATCGGATCAAACCGACTCTTTCTACCAAATAGGCAACAAGAATGAGCAGATACGGAAAGTGCGCGTCTCAAAGGACAACTTACTATCTCCACCACGGTTTACTGCCATCCAAAAAGATCGCATTGGTGACTTGTATATTCACGAACCCAAGTCCATGTACGACTTGCGGTTATCCTTATCTTTGGAAGTTCCTGTCCCCGAAGCCAATATCGAGTCTATCGTGAGTAAACATTCCCCACAAATGtcgagagagaaaaagagaacaacATGGACCCATACGCCAACAATTACTCAGTTTGATTTGACTAGAGTGCTTATTCCTAGAGAtttcaaaagtaaaaaaacaaacaagagaGTAATTGACCATGAAACAAAGTATGAAATAGAAATGGAGATTGATACATTGGAAGTATTCAACTCAATTGACAAGATTATTTCGGGCACGGACAACTTTAGGCTTGAAGAGTTGGTGGAAATTTTCTTGAATAATTCTAGAGTAATTAATAATAGGGTGACAAAACTAGCAGGATAG